Genomic window (Polycladomyces subterraneus):
TTGTAAGCATACCGTGCAAGTTGAACACGATTGCTTAGATGTAGTTTCTGCATCATATTTTTTAGATGGTATTCATCTGGTTTCGTTCTGTGGCTCCTCCGGCCCCCGTACCCGTTTCCAAACCCAGAATCCGACCGACAACACCACCAGAGTGATACCCAAGCGGAAATAGTTGGCTTCTATGTGGATCACGTCATAACTGATCAATATCTCAAGCGAGATAGATGGGATTTTTCCAGTGGCAGTTGCTACCAAAAAGATCCACGCAGGCATGGTGGTCAGGGAGGCGGCCATGTTGACCAACCCGGATGGGACGAACGGGGTGAACCGCATCAGGATCAGGGAGAGCAATTGCTGCTGTCGGGGCATCCGATTGAGAGAATGAACCCATTTCCAATCCCGGTGTCGGGTAAGGCCCGCTTTTTTCACACCTAAGCGATACAGAAAAAAAGCAGCAGCTGAGCCCAGCATTTCCCCCAACCACGAGACGATTCCCCCCAGCCAGGGACCCCAGACAAGTGTATTGGCCGCAGTAATCGCGACGGAAGGGAAAAACCCGACCAAATTGATGCCGCCGTTGACCGCGATACTGACCAAAACGGCCCACCATCCCCAGTCGGTAAATCGATCCACCCAGTATGAAACCATCGTATCTTCCTCTCTCCATCCTTTTACATACATCCGTAAAAATAGGTTTGATATCCCGTTTCCATTGTAACGAAATCGTCGAAGGAGCACGAATGGGTGTCCATGTCATCTCATTTTCCGCTTTACATACTATAGGGGGGTATAGTATAATTCGACTGAGATCGAACATGTTGGTGTAGAAACAAGACCATCAGGGGAATCGTACTGAATGAGGATACGGATGCCCGGTATCCCATCGAGGTGATGAACGTGGAAAGGCAAGTCGTGGTCCGAATCACGGGGATGACATGCGTCGCATGCGCCACTCGGATTGAAAAAGGGTTGAAGCGCTTAGAAGGGGTACAGGATGCCAACGTCAATCTTGTAACGGAACAAGCCACAATCCTTTTTGATCCGGAACGGCTGGATGTGGAGAAAATAGAGGAAAAAATTGAAGCGTTGGGTTACGGGACGGTGAAGGAGTCCGTCGATTTGGCCATCTCGGGAATGACATGTGCTGCGTGTGCTACCCGCATTGAAAAAGGGTTGTCCCGCATCCCAGGTGTGTGGGAAGCTCATGTCAACCTGGCGACGGAGACGGCGCGGGTGACGTACTCTCCTGCGTCGGTGAACGCGGACGATTTGATCCGCAAAGTGGAACAGCTGGGTTATCAGGCAAGACTCCGTTCGGCAGAACCGGAAGATCGTGACCTTCGGCAGTTGGACATCGTCCGGCGCAAACGCCAATTCATCTGGTCCGCTCTACTGTCGCTGCCGTTGTTGTGGGCGATGGCGGGACATTTCGCATTTCTCTCTTTTCTGTGGGTACCGGAGCCGTTGATGAATCCATGGGTACAACTGGTCCTGACCACACCGATCCAACTGGGAATCGGATGGCAGTTTTACAAAGGGGCATACAAAGCGTTGCGCAACCGTAGTGCCAACATGGACGTGCTGGTCGCTCTTGGAACGTCGGCCGCCTATTTTTACAGTCTGTTTCAGACGCTTCGCACCATGGGAGGCGGTCATGCGGAGCTGTACTATGAAACCAGCGCCGTGTTGATCACCTTGATTCTCCTCGGCAAATGGTTAGAATCCCGGGCCAAGGGGCATACGTCGGAAGCGATTCGCAAATTGATGAACCTGACACCGAAGATGGCGACGGTCATCCGAGATGGAAAGGAACTGCGCATTCCAGCTTCCGAAGTGGAGGTTGGCGATCAAGTACTCATCAAACCGGGTGAGCAGGTTCCGGTAGATGGCGAAGTGACGGAAGGCACCTCCTCCGTGGACGAGTCGATGTTGACGGGGGAAAGTATTCCCGTAGAGAAAACGATCGGGGATAAGGTGATCGGCGGTACGGTTAACGGCAACGGATCATTGACTGTACGGGCCACCCAAGTCGGGAAAGACACGGTGCTGGCGCAGATCATTCGGGTGGTGGAAGAAGCCCAAGCGGCCAAGGCACCCATTCAGCGCATTGCCGACGCTGTTTCAGGTGTGTTCGTGCCCATTGTCGTCGGAATTGCGTTGGTCACATTTGGGTTATGGTACGTTTGGTTGGAACCCGGTCAATTTGCCTCCGCTCTGGAAAAAGCGATCGCAGTACTGGTTATCGCTTGTCCCTGCGCATTGGGATTGGCCACCCCCACTTCGATCATGGCGGGATCGGGACGTGCCGCAGAATGGGGGGTTTTATTCAAAAGCGGTGAGCATCTGGAAACCGCTCACCGTATCCAAACGGTGGTGTTGGACAAAACGGGTACGATCACGGAAGGAAAACCGGTATTGGTGGATGCGATGGCGGAGGAGCCCTGGGACAAAAAAGAATGGTTGCGTTTAGTGGCCGCAGCGGAGAAGAAGTCGGAACATCCGCTGGCTCAAGCGGTGGTGGCAGGTGTCGATGAAAATGGACAGGTCCTTCCGACTGTGGAATCCTTTGAAGCGGTTCCCGGTCATGGGATTCGTGCCCGAGTGGAAGGACACGATGTGTGGATCGGCAATCGTAAATGGATGAAACGGCACGATGTGGATTTTTCCAAGGCGGAAACCATGTTGCAAAAGTGGGAGGAAGAAGGGAAAACGGCCATCCTGACGGCGATTGACGGCAAATATGCCGGTACGCTCGCGGTGGCCGATCCGGTGAAACCCACTTCCCGCCAAGCGATTGAACGCCTGAAGGCGATGGGACTGGAAGTGGTCTTGCTCACGGGAGACAATACACGTACCGCTCAGGCCATCGCCCACGAATTGGGGATCAAACAGGTCATCTCGGAAGTGTTGCCTGAAGAAAAAGCGGAAACGGTCAAACAGTTGAAGGCGGAAGGGAAAAAAGTAGCCATGGTGGGCGACGGCATCAACGACGCTCCGGCTTTGGCGGCAGCGGACGTGGGTATGGCGATCGGAACAGGTACCGATGTGGCCATTGAAGCAGCGGATATCACGTTGATGCGGGGTGATCTGAACGGCATCGTCGATGCGTTCGTCATTAGCCGTTTGACGGTGAGGAACATCCGGCAAAACTTGTTCTGGGCATTGGTCTACAATGCCGTCGGTATTCCGGTGGCCGCTGCCGGATGGTTGGCACCTTGGCTGGCGGGAGCGGCGATGGCCTTCAGCTCGGTGTCAGTCGTACTGAACGCGCTTCGCTTGCAACGGGCCAAACGGCCTTCCCTTCACAGCTCCATCTCCTTTCCAAGGGGGGAGGGGGTATAGTATAGTGAAAATGGCGAAAGGAGATCGATGAGATGGACAGGACGGATCAAAGCCGGGAACCCCACGTGTTGAAGCCGTCAAGGAAAAGTCATCATACGGAAACATTCAAAAACAATCTCATCACCCGTCTGAACCGCATTGAGGGGCAGGTGCGGGGGGTACGCCGCATGATCGAGAACGATACCTATTGTGATGATGTGCTGAATCAGATTGCGGCGATTCAATCCGCTTTGAACGGCGTGAGCAAGCTGTTGTTGGAAGGACATATGAAAAGCTGTGTGGTCGAGCGGATTCAGGAAGGCGATCTCGCGGTGATCGAAGAGCTGTTGACCACTGTACACAAACTGATGAAAAAGTGAGGAGGATTTGACGATGCAAACGATCACGCTTCAAGTGGAAGGTATGTCGTGCGATCATTGCAAACAGGCGGTCGAAGGTGCGCTCAAAAAATTGACGGGTGTAGAGCGGGCGGAAGTCAACCTCGTGGAGAAAAGCGTCACCGTTTGGTACGATGAGAACCGGACGACGGTAGCGCAAATGAAAGAGGCGATTGAAGATCAAGGATATGATGTGGTGTGATGAAGAGGTGGTGT
Coding sequences:
- a CDS encoding TVP38/TMEM64 family protein; this encodes MVSYWVDRFTDWGWWAVLVSIAVNGGINLVGFFPSVAITAANTLVWGPWLGGIVSWLGEMLGSAAAFFLYRLGVKKAGLTRHRDWKWVHSLNRMPRQQQLLSLILMRFTPFVPSGLVNMAASLTTMPAWIFLVATATGKIPSISLEILISYDVIHIEANYFRLGITLVVLSVGFWVWKRVRGPEEPQNETR
- the copZ gene encoding copper chaperone CopZ, with protein sequence MQTITLQVEGMSCDHCKQAVEGALKKLTGVERAEVNLVEKSVTVWYDENRTTVAQMKEAIEDQGYDVV
- a CDS encoding metal-sensitive transcriptional regulator, giving the protein MDRTDQSREPHVLKPSRKSHHTETFKNNLITRLNRIEGQVRGVRRMIENDTYCDDVLNQIAAIQSALNGVSKLLLEGHMKSCVVERIQEGDLAVIEELLTTVHKLMKK
- a CDS encoding heavy metal translocating P-type ATPase, whose translation is MNVERQVVVRITGMTCVACATRIEKGLKRLEGVQDANVNLVTEQATILFDPERLDVEKIEEKIEALGYGTVKESVDLAISGMTCAACATRIEKGLSRIPGVWEAHVNLATETARVTYSPASVNADDLIRKVEQLGYQARLRSAEPEDRDLRQLDIVRRKRQFIWSALLSLPLLWAMAGHFAFLSFLWVPEPLMNPWVQLVLTTPIQLGIGWQFYKGAYKALRNRSANMDVLVALGTSAAYFYSLFQTLRTMGGGHAELYYETSAVLITLILLGKWLESRAKGHTSEAIRKLMNLTPKMATVIRDGKELRIPASEVEVGDQVLIKPGEQVPVDGEVTEGTSSVDESMLTGESIPVEKTIGDKVIGGTVNGNGSLTVRATQVGKDTVLAQIIRVVEEAQAAKAPIQRIADAVSGVFVPIVVGIALVTFGLWYVWLEPGQFASALEKAIAVLVIACPCALGLATPTSIMAGSGRAAEWGVLFKSGEHLETAHRIQTVVLDKTGTITEGKPVLVDAMAEEPWDKKEWLRLVAAAEKKSEHPLAQAVVAGVDENGQVLPTVESFEAVPGHGIRARVEGHDVWIGNRKWMKRHDVDFSKAETMLQKWEEEGKTAILTAIDGKYAGTLAVADPVKPTSRQAIERLKAMGLEVVLLTGDNTRTAQAIAHELGIKQVISEVLPEEKAETVKQLKAEGKKVAMVGDGINDAPALAAADVGMAIGTGTDVAIEAADITLMRGDLNGIVDAFVISRLTVRNIRQNLFWALVYNAVGIPVAAAGWLAPWLAGAAMAFSSVSVVLNALRLQRAKRPSLHSSISFPRGEGV